In a genomic window of Flavobacterium crassostreae:
- the fabV gene encoding enoyl-ACP reductase FabV has protein sequence MIIEPRMRGFICLTAHPDGCEQSVKNQIEYIKSKGAIQGAKNVLVIGASTGFGLASRISSAFGSNASTLGVFFEKPPSEGKTASPGWYNSAAFEKEAHKAGLYAKSINGDAFSDAVKKQTLDLIKADLGQVDLIIYSLASPVRLDPKTEVLHRSVLKPIGDKFTNKTVDFHSGKVSEITIEPAAGEDIENTVKVMGGEDWAMWIEALKAANLLAPGATTVAYSYIGPSLTEAVYRKGTIGRAKDHLEATAFTITDSLTSIGGKAYVSVNKALVTQASSAIPVIPLYISLLYKIMKAEGIHEGCIEQIQRLYADRLFTGKEIPTDEKGRIRIDDWEMRPDVQEKIAKLWQEATTENLAELGDLEGYRSDFHNLFGFGLKGVDYKADTNEMVGIESI, from the coding sequence ATGATTATAGAACCTAGAATGAGAGGATTTATTTGTTTGACAGCCCATCCAGATGGTTGTGAACAAAGTGTAAAAAATCAAATTGAATACATCAAATCAAAAGGAGCAATCCAAGGTGCCAAAAACGTATTAGTTATTGGTGCTTCAACGGGTTTTGGACTCGCTTCAAGAATTTCGAGTGCATTTGGATCTAATGCTTCTACACTTGGCGTTTTTTTTGAAAAACCACCAAGCGAAGGAAAAACTGCCTCACCAGGTTGGTACAACTCAGCAGCTTTTGAAAAAGAAGCGCACAAAGCTGGTTTGTATGCCAAGAGCATCAACGGCGATGCTTTTTCAGATGCTGTCAAAAAACAAACTTTAGACCTAATTAAAGCAGATTTAGGACAAGTAGATTTAATTATCTATAGTTTAGCTTCTCCGGTGCGTTTGGATCCTAAAACAGAAGTATTGCATCGTTCTGTTTTAAAACCAATTGGAGATAAATTTACAAACAAAACCGTAGATTTTCACTCCGGAAAAGTATCCGAAATAACCATTGAGCCTGCCGCAGGCGAAGATATTGAAAACACCGTAAAAGTAATGGGTGGCGAAGACTGGGCAATGTGGATAGAGGCACTAAAGGCTGCTAATTTGTTAGCACCAGGAGCAACAACAGTTGCCTACTCGTATATTGGTCCATCCCTTACGGAGGCTGTGTATAGAAAAGGAACCATTGGTCGCGCTAAGGACCATCTAGAAGCTACCGCTTTTACCATTACGGATAGCCTTACAAGCATTGGCGGTAAAGCCTATGTTTCTGTAAACAAAGCATTAGTAACCCAAGCAAGTTCTGCAATTCCGGTAATTCCGTTGTATATTTCATTGTTGTATAAAATTATGAAAGCAGAAGGAATTCATGAAGGATGTATTGAACAAATCCAGCGTTTGTATGCCGATAGGTTGTTTACTGGCAAAGAAATCCCAACGGATGAAAAAGGCAGAATTAGAATTGACGATTGGGAAATGCGTCCAGATGTACAAGAAAAAATCGCCAAATTATGGCAAGAAGCTACCACCGAAAATTTAGCCGAACTAGGAGATTTAGAAGGATACCGAAGTGATTTTCATAATCTTTTTGGATTTGGCCTCAAAGGGGTAGATTACAAAGCAGATACTAACGAAATGGTAGGCATAGAGAGTATCTAA
- a CDS encoding enoyl-ACP reductase FabI, with protein sequence MMHNLLQGKRGIIFGALDENSIAWKTAERVHQEGGTFVLTNAPAAMRLGNIAALASKTGATVIPADATSVEDLEKLIDQATEILGGKIDFVLHSIGMSVNVRKGNHYTNQNYDFTEKGWNVSAVSFHKLMQVLYKKDAMNAWGSIVALSYMAAQRVFPDYNDMADNKAFLESIARSFGYFFGRDKKVRVNTISQSPTATRAGQGVKGFKGFIAFADKMAPLGNASALDCANYTVAMFSDLTRMVTLQNLLHDGGFSNMGVSQEIMEMFE encoded by the coding sequence ATTATGCACAATTTATTACAAGGAAAAAGAGGGATTATATTTGGTGCCCTGGATGAAAATTCAATTGCATGGAAAACTGCAGAACGCGTGCACCAAGAAGGCGGTACCTTTGTACTTACGAATGCTCCAGCAGCCATGCGTTTAGGAAATATTGCCGCATTAGCATCCAAAACAGGAGCTACTGTTATTCCGGCAGATGCAACATCTGTAGAAGATCTTGAAAAATTGATAGATCAAGCAACAGAAATTTTAGGCGGAAAAATTGATTTTGTTTTGCATTCCATAGGGATGTCTGTGAATGTTCGTAAAGGAAACCACTACACCAATCAAAATTATGACTTTACGGAAAAAGGCTGGAACGTCTCTGCGGTTTCTTTTCATAAACTAATGCAAGTTTTGTACAAAAAAGACGCCATGAATGCCTGGGGGAGTATCGTAGCTTTATCTTATATGGCAGCCCAGCGCGTGTTTCCGGACTACAATGATATGGCAGATAACAAGGCTTTTTTAGAATCTATAGCCCGAAGTTTTGGCTATTTTTTTGGAAGAGATAAAAAAGTAAGAGTCAATACCATTTCGCAATCTCCCACAGCCACCAGAGCCGGACAGGGCGTAAAGGGGTTTAAAGGATTTATTGCCTTTGCAGATAAGATGGCTCCATTAGGCAACGCATCGGCTTTAGATTGTGCAAATTATACCGTAGCCATGTTTTCGGATCTAACCAGAATGGTAACCCTTCAAAACTTACTGCATGATGGCGGATTTTCAAATATGGGAGTAAGCCAAGAAATAATGGAAATGTTTGAATAG
- a CDS encoding glycosyltransferase — MLFSLIIPVYNRPDEVDELLKSLTQLEYTANFEVVLVEDGSTIACLEVVQHYTDQLTISYYFKENSGPGDSRNYGMQRAKGDYFIIFDSDCIIPKQYLTEVDKALREHYVDCFGGPDKALDSFSDIQKAINFAMTSFWTTGGIRGGSEKIGKFQPRSFNMGISKKAFQASKGFGNIHPGEDPDLSIRLWNLGFETRLFPSAYVYHKRRIDWDKFSLQVNKFGKARPILNSWHPQYNKATFFFPSVFIIGFAIAVFLLIFTYDLLLKSYFIYFAILFVTASYQNKSLKIGYLSVLAVWKQFYGYGTGFIEAYFKIILLKQTPQKAFPELFFKA; from the coding sequence ATGTTGTTCTCCTTGATTATTCCGGTATATAATAGACCAGATGAAGTAGATGAACTTTTAAAAAGTTTAACACAATTAGAGTATACCGCCAATTTTGAAGTAGTACTTGTAGAAGACGGTTCTACCATAGCATGTTTAGAGGTAGTACAGCATTATACAGACCAACTGACCATTTCGTATTATTTTAAAGAAAATTCCGGACCTGGAGACTCTAGAAATTACGGAATGCAAAGAGCAAAAGGGGATTATTTTATTATATTTGATTCGGATTGCATCATCCCTAAACAGTACTTGACCGAGGTAGACAAAGCCTTGCGAGAACATTATGTGGACTGTTTTGGAGGCCCAGACAAAGCCTTGGACAGCTTTTCAGATATTCAAAAAGCAATTAATTTTGCCATGACTTCGTTTTGGACCACAGGCGGTATTCGTGGAGGATCCGAAAAAATAGGTAAATTTCAGCCCCGAAGTTTTAATATGGGGATTTCTAAAAAAGCATTTCAAGCCTCCAAAGGTTTTGGAAACATCCACCCAGGAGAAGACCCAGATTTAAGCATACGGTTATGGAACTTGGGCTTTGAGACCAGATTATTTCCGTCTGCGTATGTGTACCATAAAAGAAGAATAGACTGGGACAAATTCTCCCTGCAAGTCAATAAATTTGGCAAAGCAAGACCCATATTAAATAGTTGGCATCCCCAATACAATAAAGCAACGTTTTTCTTTCCATCTGTTTTTATAATAGGGTTTGCAATAGCGGTTTTTTTATTAATTTTCACCTATGATTTACTCCTAAAAAGCTATTTTATATATTTTGCAATCCTCTTTGTAACGGCAAGTTACCAAAACAAAAGCCTAAAAATAGGGTATTTGTCAGTACTTGCTGTTTGGAAACAATTCTATGGCTACGGCACCGGATTTATAGAGGCCTATTTTAAAATAATTCTTTTAAAACAAACCCCTCAAAAAGCATTTCCAGAATTATTTTTTAAAGCCTAG
- the coaE gene encoding dephospho-CoA kinase (Dephospho-CoA kinase (CoaE) performs the final step in coenzyme A biosynthesis.) — protein MTKIVGLTGGIGSGKTTIAKHFELLGVPIYIADEHARQLMQSKAILEALKQTFGTSIFEAEQLHRPSLAAIVFQNPAKLQQLNAIVHPAVQHHFQHWLLSYTTYPYVIYEAAILFESGNYQNCHSIICVTAPLESRIERVIERDHTTRALVEKRIAAQWTDAQRISKSDFVIENLDLELAKENVEKIHKILMIKQNDL, from the coding sequence ATGACAAAAATTGTAGGATTAACAGGAGGTATTGGAAGCGGTAAAACCACCATAGCCAAGCATTTTGAGCTACTGGGAGTGCCAATTTATATAGCAGATGAGCACGCAAGGCAACTCATGCAATCCAAAGCCATTTTGGAGGCTTTAAAGCAAACCTTTGGAACAAGCATTTTTGAAGCAGAGCAACTCCATAGGCCAAGTTTAGCAGCAATAGTATTCCAAAATCCCGCCAAACTACAACAACTCAACGCCATTGTGCATCCAGCAGTGCAACACCATTTTCAGCACTGGCTGCTATCGTATACCACATACCCGTACGTTATTTACGAAGCAGCAATATTATTTGAAAGTGGCAACTACCAAAACTGCCACAGCATTATATGTGTAACTGCGCCATTGGAGTCTAGAATAGAACGGGTTATAGAGCGAGATCACACCACCAGAGCATTAGTAGAGAAACGCATTGCAGCACAATGGACAGATGCCCAACGCATTTCTAAAAGTGATTTTGTAATTGAAAACCTAGATCTTGAATTGGCTAAAGAAAATGTTGAAAAAATTCATAAAATTTTGATGATTAAACAAAACGATCTGTAG